One window of Quercus robur chromosome 5, dhQueRobu3.1, whole genome shotgun sequence genomic DNA carries:
- the LOC126728010 gene encoding F-box protein At4g22280-like translates to MDQSKSKCKKQKYASFDRISDLPDSLICHILSFLPTKHAVATTILSTRWKQLWTMVPILDFGDKDFVFRVLSLRKPFPVKKFRLVLHHSFDRSHVRTWVDYAIEHGVQELHLLVKRNITCELPQSHSLFNFDLLVKRNSSCELPHSLFSCGSLEVLELSGKIVLDCPPSVHLPNLKHLYLKKIKYANDDSFHRLLIGSPNLLRLHVLNRPCNNIVNFILNNPTLEYLDIDNQVQDARFGKVQINAPSLKFLILNISNCHDFSVRKATNVVEANVNLFELNQLNDDYCIVKLLKALLNVRNLTLRYNKSLSFASANDLPIYNNLSRLQLEVKCCNSHLLPIFLENSPNLENLILKVDTEGPHESCWTEYNVEQTVKTFLEQLERQKS, encoded by the exons ATGGatcaatcaaaatcaaaatgcaaaaaacaaaaatacgcAAGCTTTGATAGGATCAGTGATTTACCGGATTCTCTGATCTGCCACATCCTTTCattcctcccaaccaaacatgCGGTCGCCACAACAATCTTGTCAACTAGGTGGAAGCAACTCTGGACTATGGTCCCCATTCTTGATTTCGGAGACAAGGATTTCGTGTTCAGAGTTTTGTCTCTCCGCAAACCTTTTCCTGTGAAGAAATTCCGACTTGTACTCCACCACTCTTTTGATCGGAGCCATGTTCGTACATGGGTTGACTATGCAATAGAGCATGGTGTCCAAGAACTCCACCTCCTGGTTAAAAGGAACATCACTTGTGAGTTGCCTCAGTCTCATAGTCTTTTCAATTTCGACCTCCTGGTTAAAAGGAACAGTAGTTGTGAGTTGCCTCATAGTCTTTTCAGTTGCGGATCTCTCGAGGTTTTGGAACTGAGTGGCAAAATTGTTCTCGACTGTCCTCCTTCTGTTCATCTACCGAATCTGAAACAcctttatcttaaaaaaatcaagtacGCAAATGATGACTCTTTTCATCGCCTCTTAATTGGCTCCCCAAACCTCTTGAGATTACACGTATTGAATCGACCTTGCAATAATattgtcaattttattttaaataaccCAACGTTGGAGTATCTTGACATCGACAATCAAGTTCAAGATGCTAGATTTGGTAAGGTTCAGATAAATGCGCCGAGTCTTAAGTTTCTGATTCTAAACATTTCAAATTGCCATGATTTTTCGGTGCGGAAAGCAACCAACGTAGTTGAAGCGaatgttaatttatttgaaCTCAATCAACTAAATGACGACTACTGCATTGTCAAGCTTCTCAAAGCGCTTCTGAACGTTCGAAATTTGACATTGCGTTATAACAAG TCTTTGAGTTTTGCTTCTGCAAATGATCTTCCCATTTATAATAATTTGAGCCGGCTGCAACTTGAAGTAAAATGCTGCAATTCTCATCTACTGccaatttttcttgaaaattctcCCAATCTTGAGAACCTTATTCTTAAG GTGGATACAGAAGGACCACATGAGTCCTGCTGGACAGA ATATAATGTAGAACAGACTGTAAAGACCTTTTTGGAGCAGCTAGAGCGCCAGAAATCATAG
- the LOC126725580 gene encoding probable FBD-associated F-box protein At5g38565: MLNILRSLQFDAKCCKWHILPRLLESAPNLEKLILHKVDTDGPHELCCWTDPPHVPKCLESCLRIISLVKFKCWEHDLEFVQFFLKNAKVLEKMGILTGLLDLAENTRILKNFSELPRGSSKCELFLLNGIFSLNWALFRTLYDQTDH; encoded by the exons ATGCTTAATATTTTGAGGTCACTGCAATTTGATGCAAAATGCTGCAAATGGCATATACTACCAAGGTTGCTTGAAAGTGCTCCTAATCTTGAGAAACTTATTCTTCATAAG GTGGATACTGATGGACCACATGAGTTGTGCTGTTGGACAGACCCACCGCATGTTCCCAAATGTCTAGAATCATGCCTTCGGATAATTTctttagtaaaatttaaatgctgGGAACATGACTTGGAATTCGTACAATTTTTTCTGAAGAATGCAAAAGTCTTGGAAAAAATGGGAATTCTTACTGGTTTATTGGATTTGGCAGAAAATACTCGAATTCTCAAGAATTTTTCAGAGTTACCAAGGGGTTCTTCTAAGTGTGAACTTTTTCTTCTCAACGGTATCTTCTCTCTCAATTGGGCCTTGTTTAGAACTTTATATGATCAAACAGATCACTGA
- the LOC126725579 gene encoding probable FBD-associated F-box protein At5g38565, producing MLNILRSLQFDSKCCKWHILPRLLESAPNLEKLILHKVDTDGPHELCCWTDPPHVPKFLESCLWIISLVKFKCWEHDLEFVQFFLKNAKVLEKMGILTGLLDLAENSRILKKFSELPRGSSNCELFLLNG from the exons ATGCTTAATATTTTGAGGTCACTGCAATTTGATTCAAAATGCTGCAAATGGCATATACTACCAAGGTTGCTTGAAAGTGCTCCTAATCTTGAGAAACTTATTCTTCATAAG GTGGATACTGATGGACCACATGAGTTGTGCTGTTGGACAGACCCaccacatgttcccaaatttCTAGAATCATGCCTTTGGATAATTTctttagtaaaatttaaatgctgGGAACATGACTTGGAATTCGTACAATTTTTTCTGAAGAATGCAAAAGTCTTGGAAAAAATGGGAATTCTTACTGGTTTATTGGATTTGGCAGAAAATTCTCGAATTCTCAAGAAATTTTCAGAGTTACCAAGGGGTTCTTCTAATTGTGAACTTTTTCTTCTCAATG GTTGA